One Gemmatimonas sp. DNA window includes the following coding sequences:
- a CDS encoding PCYCGC motif-containing (lipo)protein: MLLPRRASAIGARGVSHPTPRAGITGAKVLTAADLTKSPHLVELFDGIRAIPQIADGIGCHCGCAELSGHYSLLSCYEGEAMAKSCPICQGEGRVTVRLAKAGKSLNDIRAAIDAQFG; the protein is encoded by the coding sequence GTGCTACTGCCCCGTCGGGCGTCGGCGATCGGCGCGCGCGGTGTCTCGCATCCGACGCCGCGCGCTGGCATCACGGGCGCGAAGGTCCTGACGGCGGCCGATCTCACCAAGTCGCCGCATCTGGTCGAGCTCTTTGATGGCATTCGCGCGATTCCGCAGATCGCCGATGGCATCGGTTGCCATTGCGGGTGCGCTGAATTGAGTGGCCATTACTCGCTGCTGAGTTGTTATGAAGGCGAAGCGATGGCCAAGTCCTGCCCGATCTGTCAGGGTGAGGGCCGGGTCACCGTCCGCCTCGCCAAAGCCGGGAAATCACTGAATGACATCCGCGCCGCCATCGATGCCCAGTTCGGCTGA